In the Nothobranchius furzeri strain GRZ-AD chromosome 15, NfurGRZ-RIMD1, whole genome shotgun sequence genome, one interval contains:
- the LOC107391481 gene encoding suppressor of tumorigenicity 14 protein homolog, translating to MDPMDYGGRFSPKDLDTTLQFLPASDSTRLEKKPGCRKQLWIGLGLLISAAALALLTGLLVWHFHLRSSVRIKRVYIGAMGISDRRFDPDYENPNSQKFKELAALVGQQLKLIYSKDLILSKYFEDSTVQAFSEEASRSSSGSGVVAYYQSEFNVPVHQQRALDEAIQDLTPPEEPRSRLILRPENPLRWKSVVSGALDPRLTRTTLNKTDPADVHVKEPGQIDSPGFPVAYPGDIYQQWRLRADPGYRVKLEFHTLILEDDCQHDFIRLYDSLGPIDTKVLTEKCGYPEESLSFLSSRNVMLMTLVTNQKKTFPGFRAFYSQVPDQECGGQLTADTGSFSSPFFPSNYPPQTLCEWKIQVSTEKFVKIQFNEFSLGTFSEDCSNDFVEIDGERRICGRALKSPVFTSRSNSVTIKFNSDASLVDQGFLASYEGFVPSNPCPGRFKCKSNLCIRTDQQCDGHDDCGDNSDELDCTCKADQLRCNNNLCKSRLWMCDGVDDCGDNTDEEGCGKCSDGEFSCGNGRCVSTRLKCDGRDDCGDGSDESKCEKSLLHSSCFSFQCRSGTCISKPNSECDGEQDCEDGSDESNCECGMKPFRSARIVGGQVSKEGEWPWQVSLHVTGLGHVCGGSVLNNRWLLTAAHCVQDNGPDRLSQADQWEAYLGLHTQGQTNEWMVRRKIRQIIAHKDYNPHTFNNDIALMELDAAVTLDQHIYPICLPSSTYDFPAGKEAWITGWGATMEGGVTSKELLKAQVRVINSTVCKGLMEDEVTDMMLCAGVLSGGVDACQGDSGGPLAIKNSKGRAFLAGVVSWGEGCAVKNKPGIYTRITKFRGWIKDQIRV from the exons ATGGATCCGATGGATTACGGAGGGAGGTTCAGTCCTAAG GATCTCGACACCACCCTCCAGTTCCTGCCGGCCTCGGACTCCACGCGTCTGGAGAAGAAACCGGGTTGTCGGAAGCAGCTGTGGATCGGACTGGGCCTGCTGATTTCAGCTGctgctctggctctgctgaccggGCTGCTGGTGTGGCACTTCCACT TGCGCAGCAGCGTCAGAATAAAACGCGTCTATATCGGTGCCATGGGAATCAGCGATCGGCGCTTCGACCCGGATTACGAAAACCCCAACAGTCAGAAGTTTAAGGAGCTGGCTGCTCTGGTTGGCCAACAG CTGAAGCTGATTTACTCCAAAGATTTGATTCTGTCAAAGTACTTCGAGGATTCCACCGTCCAGGCTTTCAG tgaGGAAGCCTCTCGCAGCTCTAGTGGTTCCGGCGTCGTGGCGTATTACCAGTCTGAGTTCAACGTTCCGGTCCATCAGCAGAGGGCTCTGGATGAAGCTATCCAGGACCTTACCCCACCAGAGGAACCTCGATCACGGCTAATTCTGAGACCTGAAAACCCTCTGAGATGGAAGAGCGTCGTGTCTGGGG caCTGGACCCACGGCTGACCAGAACCACCCTCAACA AAACGGATCCAGCCGACGTTCATGTGAAAGAGCCAGGACAGATCGATTCTCCTGGCTTTCCGGTTGCTTACCCTGGAGACATTTACCAGCAGTGGAGGCTGCGGGCCGACCCGGGATACAGAGTCAAATTAGAGTTCCACACTTTGATCCTGGAGGATGACTGTCAGCATGACTTCATCAGGCTCTACGACTCTCTGGGTCCAATCGATACCAAAGTTCTGACCGA AAAGTGTGGATATCCTGAGGAGTCATTGTCCTTCCTGTCCTCTCGGAACGTCATGCTGATGACGCTGGTGACCAACCAGAAGAAGACCTTCCCTGGGTTCAGAGCTTTCTATTCCCAGGTTCCTGACCAAG AATGTGGAGGACAGCTGACGGCAGACACCGGCTCGTTTTCATCGCCGTTCTTCCCCTCCAACTATCCGCCTCAGACCTTGTGTGAGTGGAAAATCCAG GTTTCAACTGAAAAGTTTGTGAAGATTCAGTTCAACGAGTTCTCCTTGGGAACCTTCAGTGAAGACTGCAGCAACGATTTTGTGGAGATCGACGGTGAACG AAGGATCTGTGGCAGGGCTTTAAAGAGCCCCGTCTTCACCAGCCGGAGCAACAGTGTGACCATCAAGTTCAATTCAGACGCTTCTCTCGTGGACCAGGGTTTCCTCGCCAGCTACGAAGGTTTTGTCCCATCCAACC CTTGTCCAGGAAGGTTCAAGTGTAAAAGCAACCTGTGCATCAGAACAGATCAGCAGTGTGACGGCCACGACGACTGTGGAGACAACAGCGACGAGCTCGACTGTA CGTGTAAGGCGGACCAGCTGAGGTGTAACAACAATCTGTGTAAGTCCCGACTCTGGATGTGTGACGGCGTGGACGACTGTGGCGACAACACGGATGAAGAAGGCTGCG GAAAGTGTTCAGATGGAGAATTCTCCTGTGGGAACGGCCGCTGCGTCTCCACACGGCTGAAGTGTGACGGGCGAGACGACTGCGGAGACGGTTCTGATGAGTCCAAATGCGAAAAAT ctctCCTGCATTCCAGCTGCTTTTCGTTCCAATGCCGGAGCGGAACTTGCATCAGTAAACCAAATTCAGAATGTGACGGAGAGCAGGACTGTGAGGATGGTTCTGATGAGTCCAACTGTG agtGTGGGATGAAGCCTTTCCGGAGCGCCCGTATTGTTGGGGGTCAGGTGTCGAAGGAGGGGGAGTGGCCCTGGCAGGTGAGCCTCCATGTCACAGGACTGGGTCACGTGTGTGGAGGGTCGGTTCTGAACAACCGCTGGCTGCTGACGGCGGCCCACTGCGTCCAGGACAACGGACCGGACAG GTTGTCTCAGGCTGACCAGTGGGAGGCCTATTTGGGTCTGCACACACAAGGTCAGACCAACGAGTGGATGGTCCGGAGGAAGATCAGGCAGATCATCGCTCACAAAGACTACAACCCTCATACCTTCAACAACGACATTGCTCTGATGGAGCTGGACGCCGCCGTCACCCTGGACCAGCACATCTACCCCATCTGCCTCCCCTCCTCCACCTACGACTTCCCAGCAGGCAAAGAGGCGTGGATCACTGGCTGGGGCGCCACCATGGAGGGAG GAGTCACGTCGAAGGAGCTGCTGAAGGCTCAGGTCCGGGTCATCAACAGCACGGTCTGTAAGGGTCTGATGGAGGACGAGGTCACGGACATGATGCTGTGTGCTGGAGTCCTCAGCGGGGGCGTGGACGCCTGTCAG GGTGACTCTGGTGGGCCGCTGGCCATCAAAAACTCAAAAGGGCGGGCCTTCCTGGCAGGCGTGGTTAGTTGGGGCGAAGGTTGTGCCGTCAAGAACAAACCAGGCATCTATACCCGGATCACCAAGTTCCGTGGCTGGATTAAGGATCAGATCAGAGTCTAA